In one bacterium genomic region, the following are encoded:
- the dtd gene encoding D-aminoacyl-tRNA deacylase, giving the protein MRACLQRVKEASVSVDNKIIGKIDNGLVILLGITHQDTIKDVEYLVNKIVNLRIFADESNKFNLSLLDIKGQALIISQFTLYGDCRKGRRPDFTQAAPPELARELYIKFIETMKKTNIKVAEGEFGAMMLVDIHNDGPVTLVVGSRE; this is encoded by the coding sequence ATGCGTGCTTGTCTACAACGGGTAAAAGAAGCCTCGGTATCAGTTGATAATAAAATAATTGGTAAGATAGATAACGGCTTAGTGATATTATTAGGAATAACACATCAGGATACGATTAAGGATGTTGAGTATTTAGTCAATAAAATTGTTAATTTACGAATATTCGCAGATGAATCGAATAAATTTAATCTCTCGTTATTAGATATTAAAGGACAGGCATTGATTATTTCGCAATTTACATTATATGGTGATTGTCGTAAAGGCAGAAGACCTGATTTTACTCAAGCCGCTCCGCCGGAATTAGCCAGAGAATTATACATTAAATTTATAGAAACGATGAAAAAAACAAATATTAAAGTTGCCGAGGGTGAATTTGGGGCAATGATGTTAGTGGATATTCATAATGATGGACCAGTAACATTGGTAGTAGGGAGTAGGGAGTAG
- the xerD gene encoding site-specific tyrosine recombinase XerD, producing the protein MKDKVENFINYLGIERGLSPNTCFAYESDIGQYILFLEKNNIQSVDSKEINVLNYLTYLRNNHLKSSSISRKVASIKAFYRFLENEGQISYNPTLYLESPYTKSWAVSKLPKFLTYKEIESLLNQPDINQPLGLRDKAMLEFMYATGARVSEVILLNVGQVNLEIGFANILGKGSKERIVPIGQTALTYLREYLEKARPYLVKNDNIIENLFVNWRGKGITRQALWKIIKRYARLCGIKKEISPHTLRHSFATHLLSNDADLRSVQEMLGHVNITTTQIYTHIHQARLKTLHAKYHPRA; encoded by the coding sequence ATGAAAGATAAGGTTGAAAATTTTATAAATTATCTGGGTATAGAACGAGGATTATCGCCTAATACCTGCTTTGCGTATGAGAGTGATATTGGACAATATATCTTGTTCCTTGAAAAAAATAACATACAATCAGTTGATTCAAAAGAGATAAATGTCTTAAATTATCTTACCTATCTAAGAAATAATCATTTAAAATCATCAAGTATCAGTAGAAAGGTAGCAAGTATTAAGGCATTTTATCGATTTCTGGAGAACGAGGGACAAATTAGTTATAATCCAACCCTTTATTTAGAATCTCCATATACAAAATCATGGGCGGTGAGTAAATTACCTAAGTTTTTAACCTATAAAGAGATAGAATCATTATTAAATCAACCCGATATTAACCAACCATTAGGTCTAAGAGATAAAGCGATGTTAGAATTTATGTATGCCACAGGTGCTCGGGTTTCAGAGGTTATACTTTTAAATGTGGGGCAGGTCAATTTAGAAATAGGGTTTGCAAATATTTTAGGCAAGGGCTCAAAAGAAAGGATAGTGCCTATCGGTCAAACAGCATTAACTTACCTGAGAGAATATCTGGAAAAAGCCAGACCATATTTAGTTAAAAATGATAATATCATCGAAAATCTGTTTGTAAATTGGCGAGGAAAGGGAATAACAAGACAGGCACTGTGGAAGATTATCAAAAGATATGCTCGATTGTGTGGAATAAAGAAGGAAATTTCTCCTCATACCTTGCGTCATTCATTTGCAACACATTTATTATCTAATGATGCTGACTTGCGAAGTGTTCAGGAGATGTTAGGGCATGTGAATATTACGACAACACAAATTTATACGCATATTCATCAGGCAAGATTGAAGACACTTCATGCAAAGTATCATCCAAGAGCGTAA
- a CDS encoding MBL fold metallo-hydrolase codes for MNNIHKLVVGFMESNCYILEDGNEAIVIDPGGDAYLILDKLNELKTKLIYIINTHGHSDHIAGNNELKNATGAKILIHKKDAVMLTDSSSNLSAFFYEPIITSADRLLEDGEYIETGHLKLKVIHTPGHTQGGICLSGDKFIFTGDTLFAGGIGRTDFPGGDYKTLIDSINQHLLILEDETIIYPGHGNISTIGEERKTNPFLQ; via the coding sequence ATGAATAATATACATAAATTAGTTGTTGGCTTTATGGAAAGTAATTGCTATATTTTAGAAGATGGAAATGAGGCAATTGTTATTGACCCTGGTGGGGATGCTTACCTAATCCTTGATAAATTAAATGAATTAAAAACTAAACTCATTTATATTATTAATACACATGGTCATAGTGACCATATTGCAGGTAATAATGAGCTGAAAAATGCTACGGGCGCAAAAATACTTATCCATAAAAAAGATGCCGTGATGCTGACTGATTCTTCCTCAAACCTATCCGCATTTTTTTATGAACCGATAATTACTTCGGCAGATAGATTGTTAGAAGATGGTGAGTATATTGAAACAGGTCATTTAAAATTAAAAGTCATCCATACCCCCGGTCATACACAAGGGGGTATTTGTTTATCTGGAGATAAATTTATATTTACTGGCGATACATTATTTGCTGGTGGAATTGGGAGAACAGATTTTCCTGGTGGAGATTATAAAACCTTAATTGATTCTATTAATCAACACCTTTTAATCTTAGAAGATGAAACGATTATTTACCCAGGACATGGGAATATTTCAACAATTGGAGAGGAAAGAAAAACTAACCCATTTTTACAATGA